From a region of the Helianthus annuus cultivar XRQ/B chromosome 5, HanXRQr2.0-SUNRISE, whole genome shotgun sequence genome:
- the LOC110940528 gene encoding uncharacterized protein LOC110940528, with the protein MSLPRATTEYENGLDKFLDFIFSTEGKNGQISCPCIDCGNQIWVDREEARTHLHCVGFIKGYRIAPFISESCETPMLDAEDDMQGLVHDAFNEFGENRHENDESQSMPNTNAKKFYKALEDAKKELYPGCKKFSVLSFIIRLFHSKCVGKCNDKGFSMMLDTLREAFPYASIPKSLYDLRKIIRELGLSYDKIDACPNDCMLYWKENSKKTECDICHKSRYKANENDPDNEVTIADMDKKIKKIGAKVLRHFPLIPRLQRLFMSSKTAASMRWHEESRTKDGYLRHPADSPAWKTFDFNYPDFAGESRNVRLGLASDGFNPFRTMSVSHSTWPVVLMPYNLPPWMCMKQPYFLLEGV; encoded by the coding sequence ATGTCTTTACCAAGAGCTACTACTGAATATGAAAACGGTCTTGACAAATTTCTTGATTTTATCTTTTCTACCGAGGGTAAAAATGGTCAAATATCATGTCCATGCATTGATTGCGGTAATCAAATATGGGTTGATCGGGAGGAGGCTAGAACGCATCTCCATTGTGTCGGGTTTATTAAAGGCTACAGGATTGCACCTTTTATTTCCGAATCATGTGAAACTCCTATGTTGGATGCGGAAGATGACATGCAAGGGTTGGTGCATGATGCATTCAACGAGTTTGGTGAGAACAGACATGAAAATGATGAAAGTCAGAGTATGCCAAACACAAATGCGAAAAAGTTTTATAAAGCGTTAGAAGATGCAAAGAAAGAATTATATCCTGGGTGTAAGAAGTTCTCGGTTCTTTCTTTTATCATTAGACTATTTCATAGTAAGTGTGTTGGGAAATGTAATGACAAGGGTTTCAGCATGATGCTTGATACATTGAGGGAAGCCTTCCCATATGCTTCCATACCGAAGTCATTGTATGACCTAAGGAAGATAATAAGAGAATTAGGACTTAGTTATGATAAAATTGATGCATGTCCTAATGATTGTATGCTGTACTGGAAAGAAAACAGTAAGAAAACAGAATGTGATATATGTCATAAGTCAAGGTATAAAGCAAATGAAAATGATCCTGATAATGAGGTAACCATAGCTGATATGGATAAGAAGATTAAGAAGATTGGAGCAAAGGTTTTACGTCATTTTCCGCTCATACCGCGGCTGCAAAGGTTGTTTATGTCATCTAAAACTGCTGCCTCAATGAGATGGCATGAAGAGAGTCGCACGAAAGATGGTTACTTGAGACATCCTGCTGATTCCCCAGCTTGGAAAACATTTGATTTTAATTATCCTGATTTTGCCGGTGAATCTCGTAATGTCAGGCTTGGTTTAGCGAGTGATGGGTTTAACCCTTTTAGAACAATGAGTGTTTCTCATAGTACATGGCCTGTTGTTTTGATGCCATATAATCTACCTCCGTGGATGTGCATGAAACAACCTTATTTCTTGTTAGAAGGGGTTTAA
- the LOC110943113 gene encoding uncharacterized protein LOC110943113, whose product MPGSDVDDQEAATKISKKKQRRTYIAPQSLKRYTNLAQKRFIAPTVSRVLTTSESHMQKGQVIDTRGRSIVAKRKLLAVDNDDDHGERDMRLHDINEEQDDVVSDDIEDIDMNEDYEEQDSFKDDGDKDMEDLEKVNDLENQNDELVEEEREVPENEEEHEVSQQENEAVRNVRKRVRGPTRMPKVWAQEEGDIIPILVNEHGQPINDKSSQLTHFMGTLSRSGKYCPIYKPWNKVKAAKKEALLALLKTKFDIPEVAKGWILQSFGRKVKNWRARIKELYHDPSLSLKEQISSRPKQVQKKQWKKLVKYWNKEKSKLVSEKNKANRAKKKMVQVTGKKSYARVREELKASKGQDPSRLEMFRACFSKDGTTKNLEASNAIAQMQQLSSNLPEGSIDKPGPDDVFSKVMGNDRNGDAVMYGLGVRAADVWGVIPSRSACHRENIQLKSQCEELTSTVVQLRAQVSEMEGSRGGSSVQPLASQHFPNVTNGHQRLRVGDEVFLKSILNSTEIVARGRIQSLDPNDLVGGTEIGPEWCEVNVQVPIKKDENLVRPYGLFSTIQDCIGASIAWPYPFISVVHED is encoded by the exons ATGCCTGGTTCTGATgttgatgatcaagaagctgctACAAAAATCTCTAAAAAG AAACAACGTCGAACATACATTGCTCCGCAGTCCCTGAAAAGATATACTAATTTAGCACAGAAACGATTCATTGCTCCGACTGTCTCCCGTGTGCTAACAACTTCAGAATCTCATATGCAAAAGGGACAAGTAATTGATACAAGAGGGAGATCAATTGTAGCTAAGAGAAAGTTATTAGCAGTTGACAACGATGATGACCACGGGGAGCGTGACATGAGATTGCATG ATATCAATGAAGAACAAGATGATGTTgtatctgatgatattgaagatatAGATATGAATGAAGATTATGAAGAACAAGACAGTTTTAAAGATGATGGAGATAAAGACATGGAAGATTTAGAAAAGGTGAATGATTTAGAAAATCAGAACGATGAACTGGTTGAAGAAGAACGTGAAGTTCCAGAAAATGAAGAAGAGCATGAAGTTTCACAACAAGAAAATGAAGCAG TTCGGAATGTACGTAAAAGAGTGAGAGGACCAACGCGTATGCCAAAGGTTTGGGCCCAAGAAGAAGGGGATATAATTCCtattttagttaatgaacacGGACAACCTATTAATGACAAAAGTAGTCAACTGACCCATTTCATGGGAACCCTTTCAAGGAGTGGAAAGTATTGTCCGATTTATAAACCATGGAATAAAGTTAAGGCGGCCAAAAAAGAAGCGTTGCTTGCACTCTTAAAG ACAAAATTTGATATTCCTGAAGTTGCTAAAGGCTGGATATTGCAATCATTTGGGCGGAAGGTGAAGAACTGGAGGGCAAGAATTAAGGAACTATACCATGATCCGTCTTTGTCACTGAAGGAACAAATAAGTTCTAGGCCAAAACAAGTGCAAAAAAAACAATGGAAGAAACTTGTGAAGTATTGGAATAAAGAAAAGTCTAAG CTCGTAAGTGAAAAAAACAAGGCGAATCGGGCAAAGAAGAAGATGGTTCAAGTAACGGGTAAAAAAAGTTATGCTCGAGTCCGCGAAGAGCTAAAG GCATCTAAGGGACAAGATCCAAGTCGAttg gaAATGTTTCGTGCATGTTTCTCCAAAGATGGAACTACCAAAAATTTGGAAGCTTCAAATGCAATT GCACAGATGCAACAACTTAGTTCTAATCTTCCTGAGGGCTCGATCGATAAGCCTGGACCAGATGATGTTTTTTCTAAAGTAATGGGTAATGATCGAAATGGTGATGCGGTTATGTATGGTCTGGGGGTTCGTGCTGCTGATGTTTGGGGTGTAATACCAAGTCGTTCAGCATGTCATAGAGAAAACATCCAATTGAAGTCTCAATGTGAAGAACTTACTAGTACTGTGGTCCAGTTACGAGCCCAAGTATCAGAGATGGAAGGGTCGAGGGGTGGTTCCAGTGTTCAACCTCTTGCATCACAACATTTCCCCAATGTAACCAATGGACATCAACGTTTACGG GTCGGAGATGAAGTTTTCCTCAAAAGCATTCTAAACTCTACCGAGATTGTAGCAAGAGGAAGAATCCAGAGCTTGGACCCAAATGATCTAGTTGGTGGTACAGAGATTGGACCAGAATGGTGTGAGGTAAACGTTCAAGTACCAAtaaaaaaagatgaaaacttggtaagaccatatggtttattttctacaattcaagattgtattgGCGCATCCATCGCATGGCCCTATCCATTCATCTCG GTAGTCCACGAGGACTGA